The sequence TCAGCAGGCCGACCCGCGGGCGCGAGACCTTCAGCACGTGCTCCGAGTAGATGGACCCCATGACGGCGTAGTGCACCAGGTTGCTCGCCTCGGAATCGACGTTCGCGCCCACGTCCAGGATGAGAATCGGCCCGCTGGCGGTGACAAGGTGCGCGGCCAGGGCCGGGCGGTCGATGCCGTCGATGCGCCCCAGCCGGAAGACGGCCGCCGCCATGGTGGCGCCGGTCGATCCCGCGCTCACCAGCGCGTCGGCGAGGCCATCCCGGACCAGGTCGGTCGCCACCCGGATCGAGGAGCGGCGCTTGGCGCGCAGCGCGGCAGCGGGATGCTCCCCCATCTCGATCACCTCGGGTGCGTCGACGAACGAGACGCTGGCGGGGTGTCCGCGGCCGAACTCGGCGATCTCGGCCTCGATGCGAGGCACGTCACCGACCAGAATCACCTCGTCGGCGTGGGATGCGGCGTACGTGACCGCGCCGCGAACGATCTCGCGGGGAGCGAAATCGCCGCCCATCGCGTCGACCGCGATGCGCATCAGCGACGCTGCCTCAGCGCTGGCCTTCGGCCGGCGCGGTTGGCTCGACGGCGACCACCTCGCGGCCGTCGTAGTAGCCGCAGGTCGGACACACGTGGTGCGCGAGCTTCAGCTCGTGGCAATGCGAGCACTCCACCAGGGGCGGGGCGCTGATCGCCAGGTGCGACCGCCGCTCACCCTGGCGCGCCTTCGAGACCTTTCGCTTGGGGACGCCCACGCGCGACTCCTACATCGGTATTGAGGGGACGCCGCAGTATAGCCGCCGATTCGCGGCAGGGCGACAGGCCATCAGGCTCAGTCGCGCATCCCCTCGAGCAGGCGAGCCAGCGCGGCCAGGCGTGGATCAGGCTCGTTGCTCGCACAGTCACAGCTGCCGACGTCCATGTGCCGGCCGCAGCCGGGGCACAGGCCGGGACAGTCTGGCCGGCAGAGCGGGTGCATCGGCTCGCTGAGGGCCAGCTCATCGTGCAGGACCGGGGTCAGGTCGATCTGGTGCTGTGCGTCGATCAACAGCGCCTCTTCGTCGGGCGCCGGGGGCGGCAATGGCACGCTCCGCTGCGGATCCAGAGTCGGCAGGAACTCCTCCGCCAGCTGCAGGTGGACCGTCTCGACGAACGGGTCCAGGCAGCGTGAGCAGGTGCGCCGCACGGGAGCATCGACGGAGCCGCGCAGCAGGATCCCGCGATTGGTCCGTTGCAGCCGAACCTTCCCGTCGACCGGACCGGCCAGCTCGACATCGCTTCCAACGGAGAGGTACCGATCCCGGAGGGCGACCTCGCGGGTCGCTCCCGGAGCCTCCTGGAGCATGCCCGCCACGTTGAACATGATCACGACCCGGCGGCGGACCCCATTGCCTCCGGCTCGACCTCGACCTCCTCAGGATCGGAGCCGTCGGTGTCGGGACGAGGCGGGCGATAGCGCTCATCGAGCATGTCGATCCCGCGCTTGATGCTGGTCAGCGCCTTGATGCACTCGCCCTCCAGGCGGATCAGCACCCCGGCGGCGTACTCATCTCCGCCGCGGCGAATGTCGGCGGCCTCGCGGGTGGCGGTGTCGATGATCTCTTCCGCTCGCTGCTTGGCCATCTGCACCAGCTCGCGGTCCTCGAGCATGCGGGCCGCCTGCTCCTGCGCGCGGGCGATGACCGCATCACCCTCCTCACGTGCCCGCTCGGTGATGCGGGTCGCCTCCTCGGTGACGCGCCGGGCCTGGGCAACCTCGGGCGGAACCGCCACTCGCAGCTGGTCGATCAGCTCCAGGATCGCCGCCTGATCGAGCACCACGTTGTTGGTGAGGGGCAGCTTCTTGGCGCTGGCGGCGAGGGACTCCAACCGCTCAACGAGGAAGATGATATCCGTGGCTGCAACCTCCCGCGACGTCTCGTTCGTGGCGGGATTATAGTCGCGCGCCCGTGCCCTCAGTCTGGCGTCGAGAAGCGCGTGCGCAGCGCAAGGGCGACCGGCTCCGGCACCATCCCGGCGATCTCGCCGCCGAATTGGGCGACCTCCTTGGCCAGGCTGCTGGAGAGGTAGCCGTAGTCGAGGGCCGACATCAGGAAGACCGTGTCGACTCCGGGCTGCAGCTTGCGATTGGTGTGCGCCATCTGGAGCTCGGCCTCGAAGTCGCTCACCGCGCGCAGGCCGCGGACGATGAATTCGGCGTCGTGGCGACGTGCGA is a genomic window of Chloroflexota bacterium containing:
- the coaD gene encoding pantetheine-phosphate adenylyltransferase, with amino-acid sequence MSRIAVFPGSFDPMTNAHLDVARRAAALFDRLVVGVLNNPRKSPLFSVDERIAQIREAVADFGANVEVAGFDGLTVDFARRHDAEFIVRGLRAVSDFEAELQMAHTNRKLQPGVDTVFLMSALDYGYLSSSLAKEVAQFGGEIAGMVPEPVALALRTRFSTPD
- the rpmF gene encoding 50S ribosomal protein L32, which translates into the protein MGVPKRKVSKARQGERRSHLAISAPPLVECSHCHELKLAHHVCPTCGYYDGREVVAVEPTAPAEGQR
- a CDS encoding DUF177 domain-containing protein, which produces MLQEAPGATREVALRDRYLSVGSDVELAGPVDGKVRLQRTNRGILLRGSVDAPVRRTCSRCLDPFVETVHLQLAEEFLPTLDPQRSVPLPPPAPDEEALLIDAQHQIDLTPVLHDELALSEPMHPLCRPDCPGLCPGCGRHMDVGSCDCASNEPDPRLAALARLLEGMRD